The genomic stretch GACATCGTTCTAAGTCAATCAGGATTTAATGTTCACTCTACGGATTCCGGAGTCACGGGCATCGAGCTGGTTAAGTCTCATGAACCCGATTTGGTGACGCTGGATATTGGGTTGCCCGATATCGACGGTTTTGAAACCGCTCGCCGTATTCGGACAATTTCCGATGCGCACATTCTGATGCTGACGGCCCGCACAGATGAAATCGATACCGTGTTAGGTCTTGAATCGGGAGCCGATGAGTATGTCACTAAACCGTTTCGCCCTCGCGAACTTCGTGCACGAGTCGATGCGATCATGCGCCGACGCGCCCATTTTCCGAGCCCGCTGAACCTCGAGGTTCCGATGTCTGCCACCGCGGCTGAGGAGACTACTGACGCTTCGTCCGACACACCGGCACGCACTCTCAACGGCTTGGTGCTGAACGTAGAAACCTTTTCGGTCCATGTTGAGGGTGAAATTAGGAGTGTCACTCCCACAGAATTTGTTCTGCTGGATGCGCTGCTCAGCGCCAGAGGACGAATCCGAACGAAAGCCGATCTAGTTCGACGTTTGCGAGACGAAGACCGAGATGCGGGCACATATGTGTCGACAGCCGATGAACGATCCGTGGAAGTCCATGTGGGAAATCTGCGCCGTAAACTTGGCGACTCGGTCGTAGAACCACGCTGGATAGAAACGGTGCGCGGAGTGGGCTATCGATCGGTGGCTAGTCGCTAGAATCCTGGAGATAGGACTTTAAGGCATGCTCGGCAAAGCCCGGTTTGGTCAGTATCTG from Paeniglutamicibacter sp. Y32M11 encodes the following:
- a CDS encoding response regulator transcription factor, which gives rise to MNESRIAVVIEDDADIRGLLDIVLSQSGFNVHSTDSGVTGIELVKSHEPDLVTLDIGLPDIDGFETARRIRTISDAHILMLTARTDEIDTVLGLESGADEYVTKPFRPRELRARVDAIMRRRAHFPSPLNLEVPMSATAAEETTDASSDTPARTLNGLVLNVETFSVHVEGEIRSVTPTEFVLLDALLSARGRIRTKADLVRRLRDEDRDAGTYVSTADERSVEVHVGNLRRKLGDSVVEPRWIETVRGVGYRSVASR